In the Candidatus Omnitrophota bacterium genome, one interval contains:
- a CDS encoding nucleoside-diphosphate kinase, which produces MEQKTLVVIKPDGLKKSLTGNILTRLSETKLEIVAAKIIRVSRELAVEHYKHMKDKPFFEDLVKYIQGELHERRKVMAMVYWGDDAINKVRKLAGATNPEEADPTTIRGSYGRITTKGLYENVIHTSSNEEEAEREIKLWFEPDDIIVDLYSTKFVTLTNITKRVWEK; this is translated from the coding sequence ATGGAACAGAAGACCTTGGTAGTGATCAAGCCCGACGGCCTGAAGAAGTCCCTGACAGGGAACATCCTTACGCGGTTGTCGGAAACAAAGCTCGAGATCGTCGCGGCAAAGATAATCCGGGTAAGCAGGGAGTTGGCGGTAGAACATTATAAGCACATGAAGGACAAGCCGTTCTTCGAGGACCTTGTAAAATACATACAGGGCGAGCTGCACGAAAGGCGCAAGGTTATGGCCATGGTCTACTGGGGCGACGACGCCATAAATAAAGTAAGAAAGCTTGCCGGCGCCACAAATCCCGAAGAGGCCGACCCGACCACCATCCGCGGTTCGTACGGCCGCATAACCACAAAAGGCCTTTACGAGAACGTCATACATACCTCCTCGAACGAGGAGGAGGCCGAACGCGAGATAAAACTCTGGTTCGAGCCGGATGATATTATAGTGGACCTCTATTCCACCAAATTTGTAACGCTTACCAATATAACAAAAAGAGTTTGGGAAAAATGA